The following proteins come from a genomic window of Gimesia chilikensis:
- a CDS encoding C-terminal binding protein has protein sequence MSAKYRVLITDRAWPDCEVEKRELARVEAEVIEAPPGADEQTLIEHATGVDAIATCWAQVTRPVIEAAPDCKTIARLGIGLDNIDVEYATSQKIPVTNVPDYCIPEVADHAIALMLASLRNVAYFHQQTKQGVYDLSAAPMPRRVSTLTMGLFGFGLTGQAVAERARAFGMQVIATNSSGNDYGTGTKMVDFEELLAESDVISIHAPLTEATEHQFDATAFEKMKSTSLIINTSRGALIEFDALKSAIQNQSIAGAALDVFDPEPPDLTDPFFQHERVIATPHAAFISSESLDELRAQAARQIAELLVGKETTNVVNPEALA, from the coding sequence GTGTCTGCGAAATATCGCGTATTAATTACGGACCGTGCCTGGCCCGATTGTGAGGTCGAAAAACGAGAATTAGCCCGCGTGGAAGCCGAAGTTATTGAGGCCCCTCCCGGCGCGGATGAACAGACCCTGATCGAACATGCGACCGGCGTCGATGCGATCGCGACCTGCTGGGCCCAGGTCACCCGGCCCGTCATTGAAGCAGCTCCCGACTGTAAAACCATCGCTCGCCTGGGAATTGGTCTCGATAATATCGACGTGGAATATGCGACGTCACAGAAGATCCCGGTCACCAATGTGCCGGATTACTGCATCCCGGAAGTCGCCGACCATGCGATTGCCCTCATGCTGGCCAGTCTGCGGAATGTGGCCTATTTCCATCAGCAGACCAAACAGGGGGTCTATGATCTCTCCGCTGCCCCAATGCCCCGCCGGGTAAGTACGCTGACCATGGGACTGTTTGGTTTTGGATTGACCGGACAGGCGGTTGCAGAACGGGCCCGTGCGTTTGGCATGCAGGTGATCGCGACGAATTCGTCCGGTAACGATTATGGCACTGGTACGAAAATGGTCGATTTTGAGGAGCTACTGGCTGAAAGCGATGTGATCTCAATTCACGCCCCGCTGACGGAAGCCACCGAGCACCAGTTTGATGCGACTGCATTCGAGAAAATGAAGTCCACTTCACTGATTATTAATACGTCGCGCGGTGCGTTGATTGAATTCGACGCGCTCAAGTCGGCGATTCAGAATCAGAGCATTGCCGGTGCTGCTCTGGACGTGTTTGATCCGGAACCACCCGACCTGACCGATCCATTCTTTCAGCATGAACGGGTGATCGCAACTCCCCATGCGGCTTTCATTTCCAGCGAATCACTGGACGAACTTCGAGCACAGGCGGCCCGCCAGATAGCAGAGCTTCTCGTCGGTAAAGAGACGACGAATGTTGTAAACCCGGAAGCACTTGCATAA